From the genome of Thermaerobacter marianensis DSM 12885:
CGCGGTGCGGGTTCCCGTCAAAACCCGCGCCGCAGCAGGGTCAGCAGCTCCAGCAGCACCGCGGCGAACCCGGCTGCCGTCAGCGGGCCCACGGGAATGCCTTGAAAGAACGCCACCCCGACCAGCGTCCCGAAGATCAGCCCGATGATGACATGCGGGTTCTGCTCGAGCAGCACGATGCCCCGGGCGCCGAGCACCGCCGCCACGAATCCCGCCACCAGCCCCGCGTATCCCGCCAGACCGCCGCGGGTGAAGGACTGGACGGTCTGCTGGACGGTGACCTGGCCGTCGGCGAAGGGGATGAGCACGGCCACGATGAGCAGGACGAGCCCCAGGGACATGGCGTGCTGTTCGAGGAGCGGCAGCCACGACGCCAGTCCCATCAGGCGCAACAGCAAGAGGATCCCCGCCGCCGCGGTGACCAGCGGGTTGCGGCCCAGGGCGCCGAGCCCAAGGATGGCTAGCAGGACCAGATCCGGTTGGCCCAATCTGCGACGACCTCCTGCCCGCCCGCCTTACCATACGCGCCCGCGGCACGGGTTAGAAGATCGACAGGACGGGCCCAGTCGCCGAGGGGTCCAACGGGGGCGTCCAGGAGAAGAACGGGCAACGCCGTGGTAGGGCGGTCGCAGCGGAAGCAGGGTGGGCGAAAGGGGAGGAACGGGGAGGCGGCCGGTCCCGGCCGCCGGCGTCCCCTGGCAGGCGCGCCGGCGCAGAGGGCGCCCGAGGGCACCCTCTGCGAACCGGTTCCCCGCGACGGGCGTCAAGGAAGGCCGGCCAGCGGGGCGCGTGCCACGACGGCAGCAGGCCCCAGGCCACCGGCCGCCGGCGCCGCCACGGGGGCGGGCGGCGGCGCCGGCCGGTCCAGGCCGGTTCGACCCCTGGGACGAACCGGCCCTGCGGCCCACTGGCCCCAGGGGCCCCCGGCGGGCCGGCTGCCCCAGGGCGCCAGGGGCGGTGCCGGGGCAGGTGCAGCCGCTGG
Proteins encoded in this window:
- a CDS encoding DUF441 domain-containing protein, with the translated sequence MGQPDLVLLAILGLGALGRNPLVTAAAGILLLLRLMGLASWLPLLEQHAMSLGLVLLIVAVLIPFADGQVTVQQTVQSFTRGGLAGYAGLVAGFVAAVLGARGIVLLEQNPHVIIGLIFGTLVGVAFFQGIPVGPLTAAGFAAVLLELLTLLRRGF